The nucleotide sequence AACTCTCCTTACTTGGTTTTATTTGCTAATTCTTGAAAAAGATGATCGGCGTGTTCTATGAACTTTTGATTTTGCTTTAAAATGGATTCATCATGATTGGCTAATTCAAATATTGAAGCGTGCCTTGCAGTAGCTTTATTAAAGAGCTCTCTTTCAGGAATTATAGTTGCGACTGTTTCATCGCCTTCTATGTGTTTTAGCAAATCGCGAGACATGCTTGTATTATGTCTAATCATATTACCGATAAAGAAAAGCTTTGCGTCAACGTAAGTTTCGCCAGTTCGATAGTCAAAAAGTGATTTTCTGAATTTTTCGAGTCGTGTTTCTAGGTCAAACTTGGCATTGTAGCCATGTTCACTGGGTGTAATGGGACTAAGCAGGTAATTACTGATAGCAATAGCGTTTTTAGTGATGGTGCTAAAATCTGGGTGCGTATCAATTAAGATATAGTCATAGTCGGTTAAGCTTAATGAATCGGAGTTGTTTTTAAACCACATGAACAACATCATTTCTTTGTTACTGTTATTTTCTAGATAACTTCCTAAAACATCTAGGTCTATAAAACCGGCT is from Companilactobacillus alimentarius DSM 20249 and encodes:
- a CDS encoding ParA family protein produces the protein MKIITFTAIKGGVGKTTLTLNYGDWLAKHGKKVLLIDLDHQCNLTTVFEKTRRNNTIAEAFKENDNAQKVKIDSVGPNLDLIAGFIDLDVLGSYLENNSNKEMMLFMWFKNNSDSLSLTDYDYILIDTHPDFSTITKNAIAISNYLLSPITPSEHGYNAKFDLETRLEKFRKSLFDYRTGETYVDAKLFFIGNMIRHNTSMSRDLLKHIEGDETVATIIPERELFNKATARHASIFELANHDESILKQNQKFIEHADHLFQELANKTK